DNA sequence from the Halobacterium sp. DL1 genome:
GGAGTCCCGCAGGGAGAAGAGTAGGTCCTCCATCTCCTCACCCGGGAGGCCGAAGACGTGGTCGACGCCCTCGCGCTCGAGACACTCGACGAGGAGGTCGGAAGCCCGCATCTACTCCACCCACACCGTCTTCCGGTTGACGAACTCCTTGATACCGGCCTCGGCGAGTTCGCGCCCGTAGCCCGACTCCTTGACGCCACCGAAGGGCACGCGGGGGTCGGATTTGACGAGCTGGTTGACGTAGACGCAGCCGGCTTCGATGCGCTTGGCGGCGCGCTCACCTCGCTCTCGGTCCTCCGTCCAGACGCTCGCGCCGAGACCGAACTCCGTGTCGTTGGCCTTCTCGACGGCAGCGTGCTCGTCCTCGACCGACCACACCGCGGCGACGGGGCCGAACGTCTCCTCGCTGTCCGCGGGGCAGCCCTCCGGGACGTCCGTCAGGATGGTCGGCGGGTAGAACGAGCCCTCGCGGTCCATCGGCTCGCCACCGGTGACGACGTTCGCCCCGGCTTCGATGCTCTCCTGGACCTGTTCGTCGAGTTCCTCGAGGAGGTCCGGGCGTGCCTGCGGGCCGACGTCCGTCTCCTCGTCGGTCGGGTCGCCGACGGTCAGCGACTCGACCTCGTCGACGAACCGGTCGAGGAACTCGTCGTAGACGTCCTCGTGGACGATGAAGCGCTTGGCCGCGATGCAGGACTGCCCGCCGTTCTGGTTGCGCGCCCACGCGCCGGTCTCCGCGGCTGCCTCGACGTCAGCGTCGTCGAGGACGACGAACGGGTCGCTCCCGCCGAGTTCCAGCACCGTCTTCTTGAGATTCTCGCCGGCCGTCGAGGCGACCGCCTGCCCCGCCGGGCCGCTGCCGGTGACCGTCGCCGCGCGGCAGCGGTCGTCCTCGAGGATATCGGCGACGAGGTCCGAGGGAATGAGCAGCGACTGGAAGACGTCCTCGGGGTAGCCGGCCTCTCGGAACACCTCCTCGATGGCGACAGCACACCCCGGGACGTTCGAGGCGTGCTTCAGCAGGCCGACGTTGCCGGCAGTCAGATAGGGGGCGGCGAACCGGAACACCTGCCAGAACGGGAAGTTCCACGGCATCACCGCGAGCACGGGGCCCAGCGGTTCGTGCACGGTTTTCACGTTCGACCCTGCTGGACTCGGGTGGCCGTCTTCGCCGAGGTAGGCGCTCGCGTTCTCGGCGTAGTGGTCGCAGCCCCACGCGCATTTCTCGACCTCCGAGACGCCCTGTTCGATGGGTTTCCCCATCTCGCGGGTCATCGTCTCGGCGTACTCCCGCTTGTTCTCGCGGAGGACGTCGGCCGCGTTCGCTAGCAGCTCCTCGCGCTCGCGCATCGGCCGCTCCCGCCACTCGTCGAACGCCACTATCGCGCGGTCCAGTGCGTCGTCGACGTCGCTCTCGGTGTGGTCGTCGTACGTCTCGACCTGCTCACCGGTGGCTGGGTTGATCACCTGCATACGTGTGCTAACGCGCCGCACGTGTTTCAACCCTCAGTCGGGTGGTCGCCGACACCGCCACGTCACCCTCAGAACGGAGCGTCCAATCCTCTGCCACCCGACGCTCGAAAACCGTCATTTGCCCATAAACTATTGTCCGGGCCGACCCAGGAGGTCCGTCCGGGTAGTCAGTCCCCGAGGAACGACCTGAGCTGCGTCGACTCGGCCTTTCGCAGGTGTTCGGCCGCCGTGCTCGGTGCGCAGCCGATGGCGTCGGCGACGTCCTCGTGGCTGGCCGTGCGGGGAATCTCGTAGTAGCCCAGAGTGAACGCGGCGTCGAGGGCCTCCCGCTGGCGGTCGCTCAACAGCGAGTCGAGCACGCCGGGCACCCGCTCCATCCCGCCGACCTCCGTGACAGTCACGTCGATCGGGTCGGGGATTCGTTCGACGACCGCCTGGATGTCCGCCGCGGGCCCAAACGCGGAGTACGACACCGTCCCGTCCGCGGCGTACTCTATCGGGGGTATCGCGACGACCGGGCCGTGGTCGACGAGTTCGAACAGTTCCCGGACCGCCTCGTTGGTCGCGTCCCTGATGTAGACGTAGAAGTCGTTGGGCCCGGCGGGCGTGAGTTCGTAGTCGAGCACCTCGGGAATCTCCGCGATGGCCGCCTCGAACGGCTCCCGGTCGCCCTCCACGTAGTGCATGATGCCGAGTTCGTCACCGGAGAAGTTCCAGTGCATCGCGGTCGCCCGGTCGACGTACGGCGCGTTGACGATGAGGTCGAACATCGGGTGTATCTCGGCCTCGCGGCCGCCCGCGTCGAGGGTCAGGCGGACGTGGTTCATACGCGATGGTCCCACGCTCCGCGACTTAAACCCCACAGACGCGTCCGGCAGTTGAAACATCGTGGCCCGGCGCGAAGTCCCACGTGATGCCCACTCGGACCCTGCTCACTGGCGCAACGGGGACGCTCGGAGCGACGTTGCTCCCGCGACTCCAGGCCGACGGACACGACGTGCTCGCGGCGAGTCGGTCGCCGCCGACCGACGGCGACGCGAGATGGCAGACGCTCGACCTGACCGACGGAACAGGCGTGGAAGATGCGGTGAGTGACGTTGACGTCGTCGTGCACGCGGCGACTGCCCCACAGGGAGACAGCGAGGCCGTCGACGTGCGCGGCACCGAACGCCTGGTCGAGGCGGCGACTGAAGCGGGCGTTTCCAACTTCCTCTACGTCTCCATCGTCGGCGTCGACGAGATTCCGTTCTCCTACTACCAGCACAAGCGGGAGGCGGAGGAAATCATCGAGACGAGCGACGTGCCCACGACAATCGTCCGCGCGACGCAGTTCCACTCCTTCGTCGGTGACCTGCTCGACGGCGTGTCACGTCTCCCGGTGTGGCCGCTCCCCACCAGGCTACGGGTCCAGCCCATCGCCGTCGAGGACGCCGCGGACGCCATCGTCGAGCACGCGGCGGCGGACCCCGCGGGCCGAGTGCCGCCGGTAGGCGGCCCGGAGGTGCTGACGCTCGGCGAACTCGCAACGGCGTACCGCGCCGCGAGAGGGCTCCGTCGCCTAATCGTCCGCCTGCCCCTCCCGGGAAAGGTCGCCGGCGGATTCCGCGCGGGCGAGGGCACCTGCCCCGACCGAACGGTCGGGTCGGTGACGTGGGAGGAGTGGCTCGAGACCCGATACGGGAGCGGAACAGGGGAACGGTGAACTGCGACGATCGGCTGGTCGCGGGCGCCGTTGCCGTCCACCTCGCGCTCACGCTCGGCCACGGCTGGGCGCACGCCTCGATTCCGGTGCCGTACGTGGAGTGGCAGGGCGTCTACGCAGGAGTCGTGTTGTTTCTCGCACCCGTCGCCGGCCTGCTCGCGCTGGTCGGCGGTCGGCAGCGGCTCGGCTACTGGCTCGTCCTGCTCGCTGGCGTCGGCGGCGTCGCCTTCGAGGGGCTGTTCCACTTCGTCGTCCACAGTCCGGACCACGTCGCATCGGTCGGGAACGCCGCGGGGCTGTTCGCCTCCACGGCGGTGCTGACGACGCTCGGGGACGCGCTCCTCGTCGCCGTCGCGTACTGGTCACTCCGCACATCCACGACGGCGAGCGGCGTCCGGAGGCCGCGTCACTCGGGTCCGTAGACGCCGGTGTCCAATTCCGCCCGCGGAGTGGCCTCACGGAGTTTCGCAATCTTCGTCGGGCTCCGGTGGCGGACGATGACGACGTCGTAGGCGTCGTCTGCCGCGA
Encoded proteins:
- a CDS encoding succinate-semialdehyde dehdyrogenase (in Escherichia coli this enzyme appears to be an NAD+/NADP+-dependent succinate semialdehyde dehydrogenase); the protein is MQVINPATGEQVETYDDHTESDVDDALDRAIVAFDEWRERPMREREELLANAADVLRENKREYAETMTREMGKPIEQGVSEVEKCAWGCDHYAENASAYLGEDGHPSPAGSNVKTVHEPLGPVLAVMPWNFPFWQVFRFAAPYLTAGNVGLLKHASNVPGCAVAIEEVFREAGYPEDVFQSLLIPSDLVADILEDDRCRAATVTGSGPAGQAVASTAGENLKKTVLELGGSDPFVVLDDADVEAAAETGAWARNQNGGQSCIAAKRFIVHEDVYDEFLDRFVDEVESLTVGDPTDEETDVGPQARPDLLEELDEQVQESIEAGANVVTGGEPMDREGSFYPPTILTDVPEGCPADSEETFGPVAAVWSVEDEHAAVEKANDTEFGLGASVWTEDRERGERAAKRIEAGCVYVNQLVKSDPRVPFGGVKESGYGRELAEAGIKEFVNRKTVWVE
- a CDS encoding DNA-binding protein, encoding MNHVRLTLDAGGREAEIHPMFDLIVNAPYVDRATAMHWNFSGDELGIMHYVEGDREPFEAAIAEIPEVLDYELTPAGPNDFYVYIRDATNEAVRELFELVDHGPVVAIPPIEYAADGTVSYSAFGPAADIQAVVERIPDPIDVTVTEVGGMERVPGVLDSLLSDRQREALDAAFTLGYYEIPRTASHEDVADAIGCAPSTAAEHLRKAESTQLRSFLGD
- a CDS encoding epimerase, encoding MPTRTLLTGATGTLGATLLPRLQADGHDVLAASRSPPTDGDARWQTLDLTDGTGVEDAVSDVDVVVHAATAPQGDSEAVDVRGTERLVEAATEAGVSNFLYVSIVGVDEIPFSYYQHKREAEEIIETSDVPTTIVRATQFHSFVGDLLDGVSRLPVWPLPTRLRVQPIAVEDAADAIVEHAAADPAGRVPPVGGPEVLTLGELATAYRAARGLRRLIVRLPLPGKVAGGFRAGEGTCPDRTVGSVTWEEWLETRYGSGTGER